A part of Phycisphaerae bacterium genomic DNA contains:
- a CDS encoding GNAT family acetyltransferase, with the protein MNAMAAEIVAFDERVHRGQVVRLWELVFGYEAAHNAPGLVIDKKLAVGDGLFWVATVDGAVVGTVMAGYDGHRGWIYSLAVHPDCRGRGIGSRLLSWAERGLASRGCVKINLQIMEGNEGVRGFYEANGYAVEKRVSMGTRVLANIEGVQDRRSSAAEGSVLPGVRMDEVEIVSGGVELLGRVAPLWHELNQFHVGVGGPFSDEISGRTFGQRREGLLAGGKALRVEIVYHGGDVGYCISSVCGGVGEIDSLYLKPRYRGRGLGRRLTESALRWMDEHGVSKKVVVALAGNESAV; encoded by the coding sequence ATGAATGCGATGGCGGCTGAGATTGTGGCGTTTGACGAGCGGGTACATCGCGGGCAGGTGGTGCGGCTGTGGGAGTTGGTGTTCGGGTATGAGGCGGCGCACAATGCTCCGGGTCTGGTGATCGACAAGAAGCTGGCGGTGGGTGATGGGCTGTTTTGGGTCGCGACGGTTGATGGAGCGGTGGTCGGGACGGTGATGGCTGGATACGATGGGCACCGAGGATGGATTTACTCGCTGGCGGTTCATCCGGATTGTCGGGGGCGTGGGATCGGTTCGCGGCTTTTGTCGTGGGCGGAGCGGGGTCTGGCGTCGCGCGGGTGCGTGAAGATCAACCTGCAGATCATGGAGGGGAACGAGGGGGTGCGGGGATTTTACGAGGCGAACGGCTACGCGGTGGAGAAGCGTGTCAGTATGGGCACGAGGGTATTGGCGAACATCGAGGGGGTGCAGGATCGGAGGTCATCGGCGGCTGAGGGGAGCGTATTGCCAGGCGTCAGGATGGACGAGGTGGAGATCGTCAGCGGGGGCGTTGAGCTGCTGGGGCGGGTTGCGCCCTTGTGGCATGAGCTGAATCAGTTTCACGTGGGTGTGGGCGGGCCGTTTTCAGATGAGATATCGGGTCGGACGTTTGGTCAGAGGAGGGAGGGGCTGCTTGCCGGCGGAAAGGCGTTGCGGGTTGAGATCGTGTATCATGGAGGGGACGTGGGGTATTGCATCAGCAGCGTGTGCGGCGGCGTCGGCGAGATCGATTCGCTTTACCTGAAGCCGCGGTATCGCGGACGGGGGTTGGGCAGGAGGTTGACGGAGTCGGCTTTGCGGTGGATGGATGAGCATGGGGTTTCGAAGAAGGTCGTGGTTGCGTTGGCGGGGAATGAGTCGGCGGTGG